The sequence CGAGCATGCTGCCGTCGGCCTGCTCGACATAGCAGCGCTGGCCGGTCATGCGCCGGCAGCCAAGGCTTTCCAGCAGCAGCCCGGACACCCGCACCAGACGCCCGCTGACCTTGGCCAACTGCACGCCCTCAAGCGAGCGCAGCGCCTCGTCCAGACTGAACGCCTCGCGTACGCTCATGATTCATTGACCTGCAGGTGCCCGGCCAGTGTCTCCATGCAGGAGTCCAAGCGCTGTTGGCAGCCGATATCCGCCTCGGCCTGCTCGGTCACGACCCGACACTCACCCAGCGCCAGTCGCTCATCCGGAACCAGGCGCCACTCCTCGGCCCGCTCCGGGGCAATATCGCGGATGCGCGCATATTCTTCCGGGTTAAGCAGAATCCGCACATCGGTCACATCGCCCGGCAAGCTGGTCAGCGCTTCTTCAGCCAGCGCCAGCAGTTGCGTCGGGTTGATCGTCAGCTCACAGCGAATCACCTGACGGGCCACCTTGCGCACCAGTTCGAGCAGTTCCTGACGACGTTTGAGCTCATACTGGTCCAGATACCCGCGCAACTCACCACGCATCCGTGCCAGCGGCGCACTGGCCTGTTCGAATACCTGCAGGCCCTGATGTCGCCCTTCCTCCAGGCCACGTTGACGGCCCTGCTCGCACCCTTCGTCAAAGCCCTGCCTGCGCCCGGCTTCCAGACCTTGCTGCAAACCTTCCTGATAGCCCTTTTCCATGCCCTCGCGAAAGCCGTCGCTGACCGCCTGCTGGACACTGGCCTGGCCTCCGCCACCAACCTCACCGATCAGCGCCCTTGGTCCAGAACACAGCGGCGGAAAACGGAAGACCCGCCACGCCCGGCCACTGGCCTTGATCACCCTGACTGTCATGCTGCCTCCGGTTACTCGATGGTCTGCTCACGGAACAATTGCAATTGCAGCTCACCATTGCCGGCCATTTCCCGCACCACCGCCATGATGTCCTTGCGTACCTGCTCGACCCGGCTCATGGGCACCGGCCCCTGACGCCGGCTGATCGACTCCATCTGCTGGCGCTGGCGCTTGGGCATGGCATTCTGAATCGCTCGCACCAGCTCCGGCTCGGCCCCCTTGAGCGCCACTACCCACTCTTCCATAGGCACGGCCTCAAGCAGCAACTGCAGCACTTCTTCGGTCTGCCGCGAGAGGATGAAGAAGTCGTACATTTCATCCTCAATCCGGTTGACCAGTTCATCGCTGTGCGCCCGCAACAACTCGAACATCTGTTCGCGGTTGCCCTTGAAGCGATTCATAATGTCGGCAGCCTGCTTGATCCCGCGCACTTGCGAGCCCTGGTTGGTCAACACGCTGATGCTGCGCTCGATCAACTGCTCCAGCTCGCGAATCACGTCACTGTTGACCTCACTCAGATTGGCAATCCGATACAGCAGCTCATCCTGACGCTCGGCCGGCATCTGTTCGAGCACCTCCGCGGCCATCGCCGGCGGCAGGAAGGCCAGAAAAACGGCCTGCATCTGGGCATGTTCCTTGGCGATCAAGGCGGCAAACTGCTTGGGATCAATCCACTCCATCTTGGCCATCTTGGCGCGAATTTCCTCGCCATAGATG is a genomic window of Halopseudomonas phragmitis containing:
- the fliH gene encoding flagellar assembly protein FliH; this translates as MTVRVIKASGRAWRVFRFPPLCSGPRALIGEVGGGGQASVQQAVSDGFREGMEKGYQEGLQQGLEAGRRQGFDEGCEQGRQRGLEEGRHQGLQVFEQASAPLARMRGELRGYLDQYELKRRQELLELVRKVARQVIRCELTINPTQLLALAEEALTSLPGDVTDVRILLNPEEYARIRDIAPERAEEWRLVPDERLALGECRVVTEQAEADIGCQQRLDSCMETLAGHLQVNES
- a CDS encoding FliG C-terminal domain-containing protein, whose product is MKESNVRNVRQLSSLEQAAILMLSMDDATSAGVLKHFSREEIISISQAMARLSNVKQPMVSEVVGRFFEDYREQSSIKGASRGYLSGMLGKALGSDITRSLLDSIYGEEIRAKMAKMEWIDPKQFAALIAKEHAQMQAVFLAFLPPAMAAEVLEQMPAERQDELLYRIANLSEVNSDVIRELEQLIERSISVLTNQGSQVRGIKQAADIMNRFKGNREQMFELLRAHSDELVNRIEDEMYDFFILSRQTEEVLQLLLEAVPMEEWVVALKGAEPELVRAIQNAMPKRQRQQMESISRRQGPVPMSRVEQVRKDIMAVVREMAGNGELQLQLFREQTIE